One Dictyoglomus turgidum DSM 6724 DNA window includes the following coding sequences:
- a CDS encoding nitroreductase family protein, with product MNETIKTIKSRVSVRKFLEKEVPKEILEDLIDCGRLAPSGYNRQPWIFLVVTDKELKNRLAEITPWGRFLKEAGAGILIFCEKDAETALEDACAAGENIIIAAQSYGLGTCWINSYKKAYSEDVKRLVKCPDNMELMVMLAVGYPAEIPQRPPKKSLSEVLRWQTF from the coding sequence ATGAACGAAACTATAAAAACTATCAAATCAAGGGTTAGTGTAAGGAAATTTTTGGAGAAAGAGGTTCCTAAGGAGATTTTAGAAGACCTTATTGATTGTGGAAGGCTTGCTCCATCAGGGTATAATAGACAGCCTTGGATATTTCTTGTAGTTACGGATAAAGAGTTAAAAAATAGGCTTGCTGAGATTACTCCTTGGGGAAGATTTTTAAAAGAGGCTGGCGCAGGAATACTTATATTTTGCGAAAAGGACGCAGAAACCGCCCTTGAAGATGCTTGTGCTGCGGGAGAAAATATAATTATTGCTGCTCAATCTTACGGACTTGGAACTTGTTGGATTAACTCTTACAAGAAAGCTTATTCTGAAGATGTAAAAAGGCTTGTTAAATGTCCTGATAATATGGAACTTATGGTCATGCTTGCTGTGGGTTATCCAGCAGAGATTCCTCAAAGACCTCCTAAGAAATCTCTTTCTGAGGTATTGAGGTGGCAGACCTTTTAA